A region of Vibrio chagasii DNA encodes the following proteins:
- a CDS encoding 50S ribosome-binding GTPase has protein sequence MKKIKNLFRLLAVLSSGRWGIALISAIFPSIIMMGFGLFLAIKYGYLLEMSIAIAVSTLLFTIPLYISSRSSRSSTNSDAAKNTTDEAKTEFSSHNIDDALVKASNEWSQAELSIWNDSKHYVRQQLVDDIEWGNLDQTGLQVLESVAKKFGKKSLDFSIPEGLKLFEEVSRRYKVVVKEHIPGIEYLKVSYIKAGYEAYDKYGELGQKIFKAAIWGNHLKNLYLNPLKVISDLGREQATASMTKGVVDDMQYAAKQALLDEVAAVAIDLYSGRFSIEDEVLKASDVSEVDEKRFAPELEPVRIVLVGQTSSGKSSIINALKEEMVAEVDVLPSTDTSTVYNAFVDDNDVRVVDLQGLDGNAKTEAVMLKEMTQADVVLWVLKANQSARELDKQLKDKFDAFYEDPKNISRKQPIVITIVNQVDRLKPVEEWQPPYDLDNPTSAKAKIIVQALEYNQTLLKPDIALPLAISPEKIQFGLEALKQTLIEHIADANNVQRNRQRLEAINRGTSVKGQLNKAMKAGKKVAPSALKAATPKLAEMTIKQVTKKK, from the coding sequence ATGAAGAAAATTAAGAACTTATTTCGATTGCTCGCCGTGTTGTCGAGCGGGCGTTGGGGCATCGCTCTGATTTCGGCAATCTTCCCGAGCATCATCATGATGGGCTTTGGCCTGTTCTTGGCAATCAAGTATGGTTATCTACTGGAAATGTCGATAGCGATTGCTGTGAGTACCTTGCTGTTCACGATTCCGTTATACATCTCTAGCCGTTCTTCACGGAGTTCAACTAACAGTGATGCGGCAAAAAATACAACAGATGAAGCCAAAACTGAGTTTTCAAGTCACAACATCGACGATGCGTTGGTCAAGGCGTCAAATGAATGGTCTCAAGCTGAACTGTCGATCTGGAACGACTCGAAACATTACGTTCGTCAACAATTGGTCGATGATATTGAGTGGGGTAATCTAGACCAAACTGGTTTGCAGGTACTGGAGTCCGTCGCCAAAAAGTTTGGTAAGAAGTCGCTCGATTTTTCAATTCCAGAAGGGCTCAAGCTGTTTGAAGAGGTAAGCCGTCGATACAAAGTGGTGGTAAAAGAACACATACCGGGTATTGAGTACCTTAAGGTTTCTTACATCAAGGCAGGCTATGAAGCCTATGACAAATATGGTGAGTTGGGGCAAAAGATCTTCAAAGCGGCGATTTGGGGTAATCACCTTAAAAACCTGTATTTGAATCCATTGAAGGTTATTTCTGACTTAGGTCGTGAGCAAGCGACAGCCTCTATGACAAAGGGCGTTGTGGATGACATGCAATATGCAGCGAAACAAGCCTTGCTCGATGAAGTGGCGGCCGTTGCGATCGATTTATACAGTGGGCGTTTCAGCATTGAAGATGAAGTGTTAAAAGCGTCTGATGTTTCAGAAGTTGACGAGAAACGTTTCGCTCCTGAATTAGAACCAGTGAGGATTGTACTGGTAGGGCAAACTAGCTCTGGTAAATCGTCGATTATCAATGCTCTCAAAGAGGAAATGGTGGCCGAGGTGGATGTTCTACCATCAACGGATACCTCTACGGTTTACAACGCATTTGTTGATGACAACGATGTGAGAGTGGTTGATCTTCAAGGGTTGGATGGAAACGCTAAAACCGAAGCTGTGATGCTTAAAGAGATGACTCAAGCTGATGTGGTGTTATGGGTACTTAAAGCGAATCAGTCTGCTCGTGAACTGGATAAACAGCTTAAAGATAAGTTTGATGCATTTTATGAGGATCCTAAGAATATCTCGCGCAAGCAGCCTATCGTGATCACCATCGTCAACCAAGTGGATCGGTTAAAGCCTGTGGAAGAGTGGCAGCCACCTTACGATTTGGATAATCCAACTTCGGCAAAAGCTAAGATCATTGTTCAGGCGCTTGAATACAATCAAACACTTCTGAAGCCTGATATCGCTTTACCACTAGCGATTTCACCAGAAAAGATACAGTTTGGTTTAGAGGCTTTGAAACAGACACTGATCGAACACATCGCAGACGCCAATAACGTGCAGAGAAATCGTCAGCGCCTCGAAGCAATCAATAGAGGAACCTCGGTAAAAGGCCAGCTTAATAAAGCCATGAAAGCGGGTAAGAAGGTTGCTCCGAGCGCATTGAAAGCCGCAACGCCTAAACTGGCTGAGATGACGATAAAACAAGTCACTAAGAAAAAATAG
- a CDS encoding DUF3103 domain-containing protein: MRPSFSISMVLATTVVGFQSYANNINTTHSVSDPLSIANNAAAQKQSLALQISARYADLESSLKTQITEKSLSTPLDKLNSAQPYSAFSSKMHKADSSYRKLKGIDEFSDSVLEIRMADEAMVEAWKNGESPLFAYEPSGDDSNWQYIEAYDVYGQVHELDVYQMPDFPVFVIDSNGAEELKAGLMTMQAEMKKQGTDTLLNSDSSDSTSSQNKEPQKQTLFSGAARSLAESEPEELNTTQLTKIRLAIDREPWISGKAEIYAIVTGVDSSRVAPQIDLIEMPYLDYDKQTYYPSQSIIFWPRYRWGAADMILMEHDDGTNYKDLAKLLVQAAEEILKMIPDPEVQGYAIIPQITSKIIDVIPEGVLVNDDDFVDVYYTLMQNTPYVDRPGAGGNAVASFTPVTILPTE, translated from the coding sequence ATGAGACCATCTTTTTCGATCAGTATGGTGCTTGCAACAACAGTGGTTGGCTTCCAATCTTATGCAAACAATATCAACACAACACACTCTGTTTCAGATCCACTTTCAATCGCAAATAATGCCGCCGCGCAAAAGCAATCATTGGCGCTGCAAATAAGTGCTCGCTATGCCGATCTTGAGTCTTCTTTGAAAACTCAAATCACCGAAAAAAGCCTATCGACTCCTTTAGACAAACTGAACTCGGCTCAACCCTACTCCGCCTTTTCAAGCAAAATGCACAAAGCCGATTCTAGTTATCGAAAACTTAAAGGTATCGATGAGTTTAGTGATTCAGTGTTAGAAATTAGGATGGCTGACGAAGCCATGGTTGAAGCATGGAAAAATGGTGAAAGCCCGCTGTTTGCTTACGAACCATCGGGGGATGATTCGAATTGGCAATACATCGAAGCTTACGATGTGTACGGTCAAGTTCATGAGTTAGATGTGTACCAAATGCCCGATTTTCCGGTGTTTGTGATTGACAGCAACGGTGCAGAGGAGCTCAAAGCAGGGTTAATGACCATGCAAGCTGAAATGAAAAAGCAAGGCACCGATACGCTACTTAACTCAGACAGCAGCGACAGCACTAGCAGCCAGAACAAAGAACCTCAAAAGCAGACACTATTTAGCGGTGCTGCACGCTCTTTGGCTGAATCGGAACCTGAAGAATTGAACACGACGCAATTAACTAAGATTCGTTTAGCTATTGATAGAGAACCATGGATTTCAGGTAAAGCAGAGATTTACGCTATCGTCACTGGCGTAGATTCAAGTCGTGTCGCGCCTCAAATTGATCTGATTGAGATGCCCTACTTGGACTACGACAAACAGACGTACTACCCAAGCCAAAGTATCATATTCTGGCCACGTTACCGCTGGGGGGCTGCAGATATGATCTTGATGGAACATGACGACGGGACCAACTATAAAGACCTAGCTAAGCTCCTGGTGCAAGCCGCGGAAGAAATCCTGAAAATGATTCCAGATCCAGAAGTACAGGGTTATGCCATCATCCCTCAGATCACCAGTAAGATTATTGATGTTATTCCTGAAGGTGTGCTTGTGAACGATGATGACTTCGTGGATGTGTACTACACCTTAATGCAAAACACACCTTATGTTGACCGTCCTGGAGCAGGTGGCAATGCTGTAGCTTCCTTCACTCCGGTCACTATATTGCCGACAGAATAA
- the tnaA gene encoding tryptophanase, producing the protein MENFKHLPEPFRIRVVEPVKRTTYAYREQAIVEAGMNPFLLDSDDVFIDLLTDSGTGSITQRMQAAMLMGDEAYSGSRSYYALSNAVKDIFGYELTIPTHQGRGAEQIYIPVLIKKREMEKGLDRSKMVALSNYFFDTTQGHTQVNCCVAKNVYTKEAFDTSVNADFKGNFDIVKLEEAIIEAGAANVPYIVSTITCNSAGGQPVSIANLKAVYEIAQKYDIPVIMDSARYAENAYFIQQREPGYQDWTIEQITRESYKYADGLAMSAKKDAMVQMGGLLCFKDDSFIDVYTECRTLCVVQEGFPTYGGLEGGAMERLAVGLYDGMRQDWLEYRIGQVQYLVDGLEAIGVVCQQAGGHAAFVDAGKLLPHIPAGQFPAHALACELYKVAGIRAVEIGSLLQGRDPATGDQHPCPAELLRLTIPRATYTQTHMDFIIEAFEKVKENASKVKGLDFVYEPPVLRHFTARLKEVETHEKPAEKKSQPTLEEAF; encoded by the coding sequence ATGGAAAACTTCAAACATCTACCTGAACCGTTTCGTATTCGCGTTGTAGAACCAGTAAAAAGAACGACTTACGCTTATCGTGAGCAAGCGATCGTCGAAGCGGGTATGAACCCATTTCTACTCGATAGCGATGATGTGTTTATTGACCTGTTGACTGACAGCGGCACGGGTTCAATTACTCAACGTATGCAAGCGGCGATGTTAATGGGCGATGAAGCGTACAGTGGCAGTCGTAGTTACTACGCACTGTCGAATGCGGTGAAAGATATCTTCGGCTATGAGCTAACCATTCCGACTCACCAAGGACGCGGTGCAGAGCAGATCTACATTCCGGTTCTGATCAAAAAGCGTGAGATGGAAAAGGGGTTAGACCGCAGCAAAATGGTCGCTTTGTCGAATTACTTCTTCGATACCACGCAAGGCCACACTCAAGTGAATTGCTGCGTTGCCAAGAACGTTTACACCAAAGAAGCGTTTGATACCTCCGTGAATGCTGACTTCAAAGGCAACTTCGATATCGTCAAATTGGAAGAGGCGATCATAGAAGCGGGTGCTGCCAATGTCCCTTACATTGTGAGTACTATTACCTGTAACTCGGCTGGTGGACAGCCTGTTTCTATCGCTAACCTCAAAGCCGTATACGAGATTGCTCAGAAGTATGATATTCCCGTCATCATGGATTCGGCTCGCTACGCTGAAAATGCTTACTTTATTCAGCAGCGAGAGCCGGGTTATCAAGATTGGACTATCGAACAAATTACTCGCGAATCTTACAAATACGCAGACGGTTTAGCCATGTCCGCTAAGAAAGATGCGATGGTGCAAATGGGCGGTTTGTTGTGCTTTAAAGACGACTCCTTCATCGATGTGTACACAGAGTGCCGAACTTTGTGTGTGGTGCAAGAGGGCTTCCCGACTTATGGTGGCTTAGAGGGTGGTGCCATGGAGCGCCTTGCGGTTGGGCTATACGACGGAATGCGCCAAGATTGGTTGGAGTACCGCATCGGTCAGGTGCAATACCTGGTGGATGGCCTAGAAGCGATTGGTGTTGTGTGCCAACAAGCGGGCGGTCATGCTGCGTTTGTTGATGCAGGTAAATTGCTTCCACACATTCCGGCAGGTCAGTTCCCAGCCCATGCTTTAGCGTGTGAGTTGTACAAAGTAGCGGGAATCCGAGCCGTTGAGATTGGTTCTTTGCTGCAAGGGCGCGACCCAGCAACAGGCGATCAGCATCCATGTCCTGCTGAGCTATTGCGCCTAACCATTCCACGCGCGACTTACACTCAAACGCATATGGACTTCATTATTGAAGCGTTCGAAAAAGTAAAAGAGAACGCGAGCAAAGTGAAAGGGCTCGATTTTGTTTACGAACCACCTGTACTAAGACACTTCACTGCACGTTTGAAAGAGGTGGAAACCCATGAGAAACCAGCTGAAAAAAAGAGTCAGCCAACGCTCGAAGAAGCATTTTAA
- a CDS encoding toxin-antitoxin system YwqK family antitoxin, translating to MKKYIPILIALSTMSSMSYAATPREDAVDYLQMRKGVAYQVNHSKPFTGQFEEKFDNGQIATQAQFADGLELGLETNWYPNGQIASKVNYVKGQLQGKAETWYPNGQRKAELNYKDNELSGVATRWYPNGEKSLTAEYNEGLKDGLVTDYYTNGNKATEAKFDDGEIANGKLTRWNLNGDKVEEVTFKDHLVTSKQVWMPTQS from the coding sequence ATGAAGAAATACATCCCAATATTGATTGCTCTTAGTACGATGTCCTCAATGAGTTACGCAGCGACTCCACGTGAAGATGCTGTAGACTATTTACAGATGCGTAAAGGCGTGGCTTATCAAGTAAACCACTCAAAGCCCTTTACCGGTCAATTTGAAGAAAAGTTCGATAACGGTCAGATCGCTACTCAAGCCCAGTTTGCCGATGGTCTGGAGCTTGGGTTAGAAACCAATTGGTATCCAAATGGACAGATCGCTTCCAAAGTGAATTACGTCAAAGGTCAATTGCAAGGTAAAGCAGAAACTTGGTATCCGAATGGGCAGAGAAAAGCAGAGCTAAACTACAAAGACAACGAACTTTCGGGCGTCGCAACTCGATGGTATCCAAATGGCGAAAAGAGCCTCACTGCAGAGTACAATGAAGGGCTAAAAGATGGCTTGGTGACCGACTACTACACGAATGGCAATAAAGCGACAGAAGCAAAATTCGATGATGGCGAAATCGCTAACGGCAAATTGACCCGCTGGAACCTCAACGGGGATAAAGTAGAAGAAGTGACCTTTAAAGATCACCTGGTCACATCTAAACAAGTTTGGATGCCCACACAAAGCTAA
- a CDS encoding peptide-methionine (S)-S-oxide reductase: MEQIYLAGGCLWGVQEFIKYVPGVISTEAGRANGRSQIKDNQSKPSEYDGYAECVQIEFDPGLTSVTALVGHLFEIIDPYSINKQGVDVGEKYRTGVYSTEAKHLTEAERYIASREDAERIAVEVLPLTHYVASDDIHQHHLSHFPEDHHLCHIPWALLHKYKS, translated from the coding sequence ATGGAACAAATTTATTTAGCGGGTGGTTGCTTGTGGGGCGTACAAGAGTTCATTAAGTATGTGCCCGGCGTGATAAGCACAGAAGCAGGTCGTGCTAATGGACGTTCTCAAATAAAGGATAACCAAAGCAAACCAAGTGAATACGATGGCTACGCAGAGTGTGTACAAATTGAATTTGACCCAGGCCTCACCTCAGTAACGGCGCTAGTGGGCCACCTTTTTGAGATCATTGACCCTTACAGCATCAACAAGCAAGGTGTTGATGTAGGCGAAAAGTATCGAACTGGCGTGTACAGCACCGAAGCCAAACACTTAACTGAAGCGGAACGCTATATCGCATCACGTGAAGACGCCGAGCGCATAGCTGTTGAAGTGCTGCCATTGACCCATTATGTTGCCAGCGACGATATCCACCAGCATCATTTGAGTCACTTCCCTGAAGATCATCACTTATGCCATATCCCATGGGCTCTTCTGCATAAATACAAATCATAG
- a CDS encoding GTP-binding DUF697 domain-containing protein, with protein sequence MFEQVKDFINPSKNPDLTQAHEYQRKHLPTLWLLGKTGAGKSSFIQAVTGDSSVEVGNGFAPCTMTAMSYAFPQDKPVMRFLDTRGLGEADYEPDEDLKEIGQAGNALVVVMKADEPEQSAVLSALKQIKKQKKIKHLLLVHTAVLSSQEPDRARQVQFNTQQVEKVWGKGFETVAVDFESDKDDVYNLELLLERLTSILPVIGMMVQDKEHATQEEANFDKVENEVLWYAGSAAASDLVPGVGLVSVPAIQAKMLHSLANQYGVEWNKRVFSELIGTLGSSFAVQYGVKLGTRQLVKLIPVYGQTVGAIAAAAMSFGTSYGLGRAACYYFYHKNRGEEVSEQEMQKIYKESLKKGKAASGYEEN encoded by the coding sequence ATGTTTGAACAAGTCAAAGACTTCATTAATCCGAGTAAGAATCCTGACCTAACTCAGGCACACGAATATCAACGTAAACATTTGCCAACTTTGTGGCTGCTCGGCAAAACGGGTGCAGGTAAATCATCGTTTATTCAAGCGGTCACAGGTGATTCCTCGGTGGAAGTCGGAAACGGATTTGCACCATGTACCATGACAGCAATGTCGTATGCTTTCCCTCAAGACAAACCTGTGATGCGCTTTCTTGATACTCGTGGCTTGGGCGAAGCAGATTATGAACCCGACGAAGATCTAAAAGAAATTGGTCAAGCGGGTAATGCGTTAGTGGTGGTGATGAAAGCGGATGAGCCAGAGCAATCGGCGGTACTGTCTGCACTGAAACAGATTAAGAAGCAAAAGAAAATTAAGCACTTGCTCCTCGTTCATACGGCGGTGTTGTCTTCTCAAGAACCAGACCGCGCAAGGCAAGTTCAATTTAACACTCAACAAGTAGAGAAGGTTTGGGGCAAAGGCTTTGAAACAGTCGCGGTTGATTTTGAGAGCGACAAGGATGATGTCTATAACCTCGAATTATTGCTAGAACGGTTGACCAGCATACTCCCTGTTATAGGGATGATGGTGCAAGACAAAGAACACGCTACGCAAGAAGAAGCTAACTTTGACAAGGTCGAAAATGAAGTGCTTTGGTATGCGGGAAGTGCAGCGGCTAGCGACTTAGTTCCAGGTGTGGGCTTGGTGTCTGTGCCTGCGATTCAAGCGAAAATGCTTCACAGTTTGGCCAATCAATATGGGGTTGAGTGGAATAAGAGAGTTTTTAGTGAACTTATTGGTACTTTAGGCAGTAGCTTTGCGGTGCAATATGGAGTGAAGCTTGGTACACGGCAACTGGTTAAGTTGATACCTGTTTATGGACAAACGGTTGGTGCCATCGCCGCTGCGGCTATGAGTTTTGGTACCAGCTATGGTCTTGGCCGAGCGGCATGTTACTACTTTTATCATAAGAACAGAGGCGAAGAAGTTTCTGAACAAGAGATGCAAAAAATCTATAAAGAATCCCTGAAAAAAGGTAAGGCAGCGTCGGGCTATGAAGAAAATTAA
- a CDS encoding bifunctional 4-hydroxy-2-oxoglutarate aldolase/2-dehydro-3-deoxy-phosphogluconate aldolase, producing the protein MTTLNEQLANLKVIPVIAINRAEDAIPLGKALVENGMPCAEITLRTECAIEAISIMRKTYPNMLIGAGTVLTTEQVDASINAGVDFIVSPGFNPRTVQHCIDKGVAIVPGVNNPSLVEQAMEMGLRTLKFFPAEPSGGTAMLKALTAVYPVKFMPTGGVSLKNVDAYLSIPSVLACGGTWMVPTNLIDEGKWDELGKLVRDAVDHVND; encoded by the coding sequence ATGACAACCTTGAATGAACAGTTAGCAAACCTGAAAGTAATCCCTGTAATCGCTATCAACCGTGCTGAAGATGCCATCCCCTTAGGCAAGGCACTAGTTGAAAACGGTATGCCATGTGCGGAGATCACGCTACGAACAGAATGTGCTATCGAAGCGATTTCTATCATGCGTAAAACGTATCCGAACATGTTGATCGGCGCGGGTACTGTACTGACTACAGAGCAAGTAGACGCATCTATTAATGCGGGTGTTGATTTCATCGTTAGCCCAGGTTTCAACCCTCGTACCGTGCAACACTGTATCGACAAGGGGGTTGCAATCGTGCCGGGAGTGAACAATCCAAGCCTTGTTGAGCAAGCAATGGAAATGGGTCTCCGCACGCTGAAATTTTTCCCGGCTGAGCCTTCAGGTGGCACAGCAATGCTCAAAGCCTTAACGGCCGTGTATCCGGTTAAGTTCATGCCTACTGGCGGTGTTAGCTTGAAAAATGTAGACGCGTACCTTTCTATTCCTTCTGTATTAGCATGTGGCGGTACTTGGATGGTACCAACTAACCTTATCGACGAAGGTAAGTGGGACGAGCTTGGTAAACTAGTGCGAGATGCTGTGGATCACGTTAACGATTAG
- a CDS encoding LysR family transcriptional regulator, giving the protein MDINLDIQNILVIKRMYELRNVGLVAESLGKTSGAISKNLSKLKIQLNDPLFIQTKHGFEPTTFVENNISNFEQILSSIEAIKHQDFSPNSYKGDIKIYANTLFWERFGSKLYFALSKAAPHANYSFVRWGSNARNQLIDGEEAIAVHYFDETLPQSISQMEFGKGKVVFFVREDHPANDFMSLANYPIILFKTPGWNDNKYPILERLRNIGFDVNPKVEVDHPAMIHDVVTKSDAFGITLSGSVPDGCRSMDLPEKLTIDVSYVMSCRRSQKDAPLNQWLFQILKATLKNKQA; this is encoded by the coding sequence GTGGACATCAACCTCGATATTCAAAATATCCTCGTCATCAAGCGGATGTATGAGCTTCGTAATGTGGGACTGGTAGCAGAGTCGCTAGGAAAAACTTCTGGAGCGATCAGTAAGAACCTTTCAAAGTTAAAAATCCAACTTAACGACCCACTGTTTATTCAAACCAAACACGGCTTCGAACCCACGACCTTTGTTGAAAATAATATCAGCAACTTTGAACAGATATTGAGTAGCATCGAGGCCATCAAACACCAAGACTTCTCTCCGAATTCTTACAAAGGTGACATCAAGATCTACGCGAACACCCTATTTTGGGAACGTTTCGGTTCGAAACTCTACTTTGCTCTGAGTAAAGCAGCGCCGCACGCGAACTATTCGTTCGTAAGATGGGGAAGTAACGCTAGGAATCAACTAATTGACGGCGAAGAAGCGATAGCGGTTCATTACTTTGATGAAACCTTGCCGCAGTCGATTTCTCAAATGGAGTTCGGAAAAGGAAAAGTGGTGTTTTTTGTAAGAGAGGACCACCCCGCAAATGACTTTATGTCACTCGCTAACTATCCAATCATTCTTTTCAAAACACCAGGATGGAATGACAACAAGTACCCTATTCTTGAGCGCCTCAGGAACATAGGTTTCGACGTCAACCCAAAGGTCGAAGTCGACCACCCAGCAATGATTCACGATGTGGTGACCAAGTCCGACGCTTTTGGTATCACACTCAGTGGCAGCGTACCAGACGGCTGCCGCAGCATGGATCTTCCGGAAAAATTAACGATAGATGTGAGCTACGTGATGAGCTGCCGCCGCTCTCAAAAAGATGCACCGTTGAATCAGTGGTTATTTCAAATACTGAAAGCAACCCTGAAGAATAAGCAAGCTTAG
- a CDS encoding transporter substrate-binding domain-containing protein has product MTKTSLLLASMALALSGAAQADQLEDIQKSGTLRVGTTGDYKPFSYFDGKSYSGYDIDVAQHIAEQLGVELQIVRTTWKDLITDLDNDKYDIAMGGITRKMQRQLSAEQTQGYMTFGKCFLVAKGKAEQYNSIEKVNLSSVRVGVNIGGTNEMFADANLQNASFTRYENNLDVPQAVAEGKVDVMVTETPEGLFYQVTDERLEAARCETPFTNSQFGYLIPKGEQRLLNTVNFIMDEMKLKGVEEEFLIHNSLK; this is encoded by the coding sequence ATGACAAAAACATCACTATTGCTTGCTTCTATGGCACTTGCACTATCGGGAGCAGCACAAGCTGACCAACTCGAAGACATTCAAAAATCAGGCACACTACGTGTCGGTACTACGGGCGACTACAAGCCATTTTCTTACTTCGATGGTAAAAGCTACTCAGGCTATGACATCGACGTCGCACAGCACATTGCAGAGCAATTGGGCGTAGAGTTACAGATCGTTCGTACTACATGGAAAGATCTCATTACGGATCTTGATAACGATAAATATGATATTGCGATGGGTGGTATCACGCGCAAAATGCAGCGCCAACTAAGCGCAGAGCAAACTCAAGGCTACATGACCTTTGGTAAGTGTTTCTTGGTCGCTAAAGGTAAGGCAGAACAATACAACAGCATTGAGAAAGTAAACCTCTCTTCGGTACGTGTTGGTGTAAACATCGGTGGCACTAACGAGATGTTTGCAGATGCCAACTTGCAGAACGCAAGCTTCACACGCTACGAGAACAACTTAGATGTGCCGCAAGCCGTTGCGGAAGGCAAAGTTGATGTGATGGTAACCGAAACCCCGGAAGGCCTATTCTACCAGGTGACCGACGAGCGCCTTGAAGCGGCTCGCTGTGAAACACCGTTTACCAACAGCCAGTTCGGTTATCTGATTCCTAAAGGTGAGCAACGTTTGCTGAACACTGTGAACTTCATTATGGATGAGATGAAACTGAAAGGCGTTGAAGAAGAGTTCCTGATTCACAACTCTCTTAAATAG
- a CDS encoding Dabb family protein, with amino-acid sequence MIRHILLIKFKEHAELSEIEKLKALFEAMPSKVEGVTSVEWGLNDSPENKNQGYSHSVLMTFADEAARQNYLPHPEHDALKEVFRPLLDDIIVFDYSL; translated from the coding sequence ATGATACGTCATATTTTACTGATAAAATTCAAAGAACATGCGGAGCTTTCAGAGATTGAAAAGCTAAAGGCGCTGTTTGAAGCAATGCCAAGTAAGGTTGAAGGTGTAACTTCAGTAGAGTGGGGGCTAAATGATAGTCCAGAGAACAAGAACCAAGGTTACAGTCATTCTGTCTTGATGACGTTTGCTGATGAAGCAGCGCGACAAAATTATCTACCGCATCCAGAGCACGATGCACTGAAAGAGGTATTTCGCCCACTATTGGATGACATCATCGTATTTGATTATTCTCTCTAA